A window from Setaria italica strain Yugu1 chromosome VIII, Setaria_italica_v2.0, whole genome shotgun sequence encodes these proteins:
- the LOC101766602 gene encoding probable xyloglucan endotransglucosylase/hydrolase, whose amino-acid sequence MATARWLLAAAAAALMLANCAWAAAPRKPVDVPFQKNYVPTWAEDHIHYVDGGREVQLYLDRSTGTGFQTRGSYLFGHFSMHMKLVGGDSAGTVTAFYLSSQNSEHDEIDFEFLGNRTGQPYILQTNVFTGGKGDREQRIYLWFDPTKDYHSYSVLWNLYMIAFFVDDVPIRVFKNSSGDLGVRYPFSQPMKLYSSLWNADDWATRGGREKTDWSNAPFVASYRGFHVDGCEASAEARFCATQGARWWDQPEFRDLDGAQYRKLREVRQRYTIYNYCTDRDRNAAMPPECAKDRDV is encoded by the exons ATGGCGACGGCGCGGTGGCTTctcgctgccgcggcggcggcgctgatgCTTGCGAActgcgcgtgggcggcggcgccgcggaagCCGGTGGACGTGCCGTTCCAGAAGAACTACGTGCCGACGTGGGCGGAGGACCACATCCACTACGTGGACGGCGGGCGGGAGGTGCagctgtacctcgaccgcagCACGGGGACGGGGTTCCAGACGCGGGGATCCTACCTCTTCGGCCACTTCAGCATGCACATgaagctcgtcggcggcgactCCGCCGGCACCGTCACCGCCTTCTAC CTGTCATCGCAGAACTCGGAGCACGACGAGATCGACTTCGAGTTCCTGGGCAACCGGACGGGGCAGCCCTACATCCTGCAGACCAACGTGTTCACCGGCGGCAAGGGCGACCGCGAGCAGAGGATCTACCTCTGGTTCGACCCAACCAAGGACTACCACTCCTACTCCGTCCTCTGGAACCTCTACATGATCGC GTTCTTCGTGGACGACGTGCCGATCCGCGTGTTCAAGAACAGCAGCGGCGACCTGGGCGTCCGGTACCCGTTCAGCCAGCCGATGAAGCTGTACTCGAGCCTGTGGAACGCCGACGACTGGGCGACGCGCGGGGGGAGGGAGAAGACGGACTGGTCCAACGCGCCCTTCGTCGCCTCCTACCGGGGCTTCCACGTCGACGGCTGCGAGGCCTCCGCCGAGGCCCGCTTCTGCGCCACCCAGGGCGCGCGGTGGTGGGACCAGCCGGAGTTCCGCGACCTCGACGGCGCCCAGTACCGCAAGCTCCGGGAGGTCCGCCAGCGTTACACCATCTACAACTACTGCACCGACCGCGACCGGAACGCCGCCATGCCGCCCGAGTGCGCCAAAGACCGCGACGTCTGA